A stretch of the Oenococcus sp. UCMA 16435 genome encodes the following:
- the asnS gene encoding asparagine--tRNA ligase, whose amino-acid sequence MGEVKVIRIEDVSKFVGQTVKIGVWLRQKRGSGKIAFLQLRDGTGFMQGVVSAGDVDEAIFKLAEHLKQESSFYVTGEINKDTRSEFGFEMAVSNIELVGESEDYPITPKEHGTDFLFDERHLYLRHQKPYATMKIRDEIIRSIYDFFYKDGFLKLDSPIITDSAPEGTTELFPVKYFDKNAYLSQTGQLYAEAGAMAFGKVYDFGPTFRAEKSSTRRHLTEFWMIDAEMAWMHQEDSLDIQERFIAYLIQRVLDNCQIELKMLGRDIEKLRSYTKLPYPRIGYDDAVKVLQDNDFQIEWGVDFGSPEETFLANRFNSPFFIVNFPKAIKAFYMKRHPSRDDVVISADMLAPEGYGEIIGGSERDTDYDYLKERIIAQHLDLSEYSWYLDLRKYGAVPHSGFGLGLERLIRFIAGEDHIRETIPFPRTLNRLHP is encoded by the coding sequence ATGGGAGAAGTTAAAGTAATTAGAATCGAAGACGTTTCTAAATTTGTCGGCCAAACGGTCAAGATTGGTGTTTGGCTTAGACAAAAAAGAGGCAGCGGAAAAATTGCGTTTTTACAGCTTCGTGATGGAACCGGCTTTATGCAGGGAGTTGTTTCGGCCGGTGATGTTGACGAAGCCATTTTTAAGTTAGCTGAACATTTAAAGCAGGAAAGCAGTTTTTATGTAACTGGAGAAATTAACAAAGATACAAGAAGCGAATTTGGTTTTGAAATGGCTGTTTCCAATATTGAGCTTGTTGGCGAGTCGGAAGATTATCCGATAACGCCAAAGGAACATGGCACGGATTTTCTGTTTGACGAAAGACATTTATACTTGCGCCATCAAAAACCATACGCAACAATGAAAATTCGCGATGAAATTATTCGTTCGATTTATGACTTTTTTTATAAAGACGGTTTTTTGAAGTTGGATTCGCCAATTATTACCGATTCGGCACCGGAAGGAACGACCGAGCTGTTTCCGGTTAAATATTTTGACAAAAACGCTTATTTATCTCAAACCGGTCAGCTTTATGCTGAAGCAGGAGCGATGGCTTTTGGAAAGGTTTATGATTTTGGCCCTACATTCCGTGCAGAGAAGTCATCGACTCGCCGACATCTCACTGAATTTTGGATGATTGATGCTGAAATGGCTTGGATGCATCAAGAAGATTCGCTAGATATTCAGGAACGTTTTATAGCTTATTTGATTCAAAGAGTTCTTGATAATTGTCAAATAGAATTAAAAATGCTTGGTCGGGATATCGAAAAATTGCGCTCGTATACGAAGCTCCCATATCCCAGAATCGGTTACGATGATGCAGTGAAAGTATTACAGGATAACGATTTTCAAATTGAATGGGGTGTCGATTTTGGTTCACCTGAGGAAACTTTTTTGGCAAATCGTTTTAATTCTCCGTTTTTCATTGTCAATTTTCCTAAAGCGATTAAAGCGTTTTATATGAAACGTCATCCAAGTCGCGATGATGTTGTGATTTCAGCGGATATGTTGGCTCCAGAGGGCTACGGAGAAATAATAGGTGGTTCCGAACGTGATACCGATTATGATTATTTGAAAGAGCGTATTATTGCTCAGCATCTTGATCTTTCTGAATACAGTTGGTACTTGGATCTTCGTAAATATGGGGCCGTGCCGCACTCTGGCTTTGGTCTTGGTTTAGAGCGTTTGATTCGTTTTATAGCAGGCGAAGACCATATTCGCGAGACAATTCCGTTTCCAAGGACCTTGAATCGATTGCATCCCTAA
- the recU gene encoding Holliday junction resolvase RecU has translation MVNYPSGTGANDYSKKKKNHNVRYGKRGMGLEEMINQANDYYLMNHQAVIHKKPTPITVVHVDYPDRSMAKITEAYYVQPSTTDYNGVVNGKYIDFDAKETKNKTNMPLKNFHQHQIVHLKNVLENGGFGFFVLGFTTLSEYYIFPASLLIKIWDKARLGGEKSLSYEIVSQQGIKINSKIIPSLDYLPALKKLFNI, from the coding sequence ATGGTAAATTATCCAAGCGGAACAGGCGCAAACGACTATTCCAAAAAAAAGAAAAATCACAACGTTCGTTATGGTAAGCGCGGCATGGGTCTTGAAGAAATGATTAATCAAGCGAATGATTACTACCTAATGAATCATCAGGCGGTGATTCATAAAAAACCAACTCCGATTACGGTTGTTCATGTCGATTATCCTGATCGCAGTATGGCAAAGATTACCGAAGCATATTATGTTCAACCCTCGACAACCGATTACAACGGTGTTGTAAATGGAAAATACATTGATTTTGATGCAAAAGAAACGAAAAATAAGACGAACATGCCCTTAAAAAACTTTCATCAGCATCAGATTGTCCATTTGAAAAACGTTCTTGAAAATGGAGGATTCGGTTTTTTTGTTCTTGGCTTTACAACTTTATCGGAGTATTATATCTTTCCAGCCTCACTTTTAATCAAAATTTGGGACAAAGCAAGGCTTGGTGGAGAAAAATCCTTGTCTTATGAAATCGTCTCTCAGCAAGGAATTAAAATAAACAGTAAAATAATACCTAGTCTGGATTATTTACCAGCTTTGAAAAAACTTTTTAATATTTAA
- a CDS encoding DUF1273 domain-containing protein yields MQTRLWVTGYRSFELGTFSDKDPKIEVIKRALKDNIIDQLENNELEWIITGGQMGTEQWSCETAIELKKDFPQLKIAIMLPFSNFASNWNQEHQMKLIDLRSRVDFSEPLSKENYKSPIQLRNFQSFMLRHTDGALMVYDSDNPGKADFEYKAIKEYQHEHSDYFLKTIDFDMLTDISNEIEEEKRPW; encoded by the coding sequence ATGCAAACACGTCTTTGGGTTACAGGATACCGAAGTTTTGAATTAGGCACTTTCAGTGACAAAGATCCAAAAATTGAAGTTATTAAAAGAGCTTTAAAGGATAACATTATCGATCAGCTGGAAAATAACGAACTCGAATGGATAATTACCGGTGGGCAGATGGGTACTGAACAGTGGAGCTGTGAAACCGCGATTGAACTTAAAAAAGATTTTCCACAGTTAAAAATAGCAATTATGCTTCCTTTTTCAAATTTTGCTTCAAACTGGAACCAAGAACATCAAATGAAATTAATTGATTTGAGAAGTCGAGTTGATTTTTCCGAGCCTCTTTCAAAAGAAAACTATAAAAGTCCAATCCAATTGCGCAATTTTCAAAGTTTTATGCTCCGACACACGGATGGGGCTTTAATGGTCTATGACTCCGATAATCCTGGGAAAGCAGATTTTGAATACAAAGCGATCAAAGAATATCAACATGAACATTCGGATTACTTTTTAAAAACAATTGATTTCGATATGCTGACAGATATTTCTAATGAGATTGAAGAAGAAAAGAGACCATGGTAG
- a CDS encoding DnaD domain protein, which translates to MDEDEKQFFAEGNVDIPIRLLRNYHQIGLSNEDLIVVIQLFTFSREGIKLPSAELISARTNFSQNSIQRILEKLLNLKFISFSTNNDAYELSGLIEKLVAGGQVDSHSLSADKSLNQVGTQKRLYQTFQREFGRMLTPMELQTISEWLKKDQFSPELVVTALSQAVNAQILNLRYIERILLNWKHNNVHTKEQAEADNLQHRQKYSIDSPDRDQEFKKNPSASSGAEKIKIPLKKIGEKKKS; encoded by the coding sequence ATGGACGAAGATGAGAAACAATTTTTTGCCGAAGGGAATGTTGATATTCCAATTCGACTTTTAAGGAATTATCATCAAATTGGGTTGAGCAACGAAGACTTAATTGTTGTTATCCAACTTTTCACTTTCTCAAGAGAAGGGATTAAGTTGCCAAGTGCCGAGTTGATTTCTGCACGAACTAATTTTTCTCAGAATTCAATCCAAAGAATTCTTGAAAAATTGCTTAATCTTAAATTTATTTCCTTTTCAACAAATAATGATGCATATGAGTTAAGTGGTTTAATCGAAAAACTCGTTGCTGGCGGTCAGGTTGATTCACATTCTTTATCTGCCGATAAAAGTCTTAATCAGGTTGGTACGCAAAAGCGTCTTTATCAGACCTTCCAAAGAGAATTCGGTCGAATGTTAACACCGATGGAATTGCAGACAATCTCTGAATGGCTGAAAAAGGACCAATTTAGCCCTGAGCTGGTTGTTACTGCACTTAGCCAGGCTGTTAATGCCCAAATCTTAAATCTGCGTTACATCGAAAGAATACTGCTTAATTGGAAACATAATAATGTTCATACGAAAGAACAGGCTGAAGCCGATAATTTGCAACATCGACAGAAATACTCCATCGATTCTCCTGATAGGGACCAAGAATTCAAAAAAAATCCTTCTGCTTCTTCCGGAGCAGAAAAAATTAAGATACCTTTAAAAAAAATCGGCGAAAAAAAGAAATCTTAG
- a CDS encoding penicillin-binding protein: MSDNSYNPNNFRSNYDGHNNDSNNQADSNFDAAPSNSGDPNKMFPETNGRRPIHFGRNRNKKISNNQNSYGQNDFRTENFSHENNVNKAPKENRRDSSNLKNGRKKSNNGSNRPKNKKKSKLRLFGKIIAWLTTIFALALLAGMAVFFTYAASSPKITESELASENSTQIFDSQGNLIYSVSQQQRDYADQSEIPKSMMHAVVAIEDRRFYKHHGVDIYRTLGALFSDIKGKITGNSAGLQGGSTLTQQLVKLSVFSTKTSDQTLKVKAQEAWLALKVERNFSKNQILTFYINKVNMGNGVYGMETAAKYYFGKNLKQLDVSQTAILAGIPQSPVYYDPYVYPKNLKIRRDEVLAGEVKMGYITQAQADKAKAESVTKGLVAKSKHTENSVSSNLTVNAYVQSTLNEVKKLGYNPSKDGLKIYTAMNMKMQKRLYKVLNGGTGVPWQKGIQAAATVANPKNGRILAQVGGRNVTTMFGLNRAVQTNRSSGSTAKPLVDYGPAIEYLNWPTYRTVQDTAYKYPGTNISVHDFDDEYQGNMTMRKAIVVSRNIPAVRTLMDVGTTRSSEFLNKLGIAIKASQLTASSAIGINVSTEEEATAFSAFSNGGTYYKPEYVEKIVTSDGVTHSYEPSGTRAMKKSTAFMMTNMLEGVPQSNGSAPGAKISGLYQAGKAGIVGYASSVGQPDGAESDVWFTGYTKYLAASFWVGYDEPNKTGNYIPYSSESSMPERAYRDFMLTAIQGYENTNWTAPDTVEKVDKDGVTEYEVKGAKWSNGGLPSVYSSSSSSSQTTVVDPPASASTASTSSSSSSVVVQSSSSSSSSSVASSSSTATESSSSSSSSP; this comes from the coding sequence ATGTCTGACAATTCTTACAATCCAAATAATTTCAGAAGTAATTATGACGGTCATAATAATGATTCCAATAATCAAGCTGATTCAAATTTTGATGCTGCCCCGTCGAATTCTGGAGATCCAAATAAAATGTTTCCAGAAACCAATGGACGGCGTCCGATCCATTTTGGCAGGAATAGAAATAAAAAAATAAGCAATAATCAAAATTCATACGGACAAAATGATTTTCGTACAGAAAATTTTTCTCATGAAAATAATGTAAATAAAGCTCCTAAAGAAAATCGAAGGGATTCTTCTAATTTGAAAAATGGTCGAAAAAAATCTAATAATGGTTCAAATCGGCCTAAAAATAAGAAAAAAAGCAAACTAAGACTTTTCGGCAAAATTATTGCCTGGCTTACAACAATTTTTGCTCTTGCTCTTCTAGCCGGAATGGCAGTTTTTTTTACGTACGCAGCCAGCTCACCAAAAATTACCGAATCAGAATTGGCTTCTGAAAATTCTACACAAATTTTCGATTCACAAGGAAATTTAATTTACTCGGTTTCTCAACAGCAAAGAGACTATGCGGATCAATCGGAAATACCTAAAAGTATGATGCATGCGGTTGTCGCAATTGAAGATCGCCGTTTTTATAAGCACCATGGTGTTGATATTTATCGAACTCTTGGAGCACTTTTTTCAGATATTAAAGGAAAAATTACTGGTAATTCGGCTGGTCTCCAAGGTGGTTCGACTCTGACACAACAATTAGTTAAGCTTTCGGTATTTTCAACCAAAACTTCAGATCAGACCTTAAAAGTAAAGGCCCAAGAGGCCTGGTTGGCTTTAAAAGTTGAGAGAAATTTCAGTAAAAATCAAATTCTTACTTTTTATATAAACAAAGTTAATATGGGCAATGGTGTTTATGGAATGGAAACTGCTGCCAAATATTATTTTGGAAAAAATCTAAAGCAGCTTGACGTTTCTCAAACCGCCATTTTGGCGGGAATTCCCCAATCTCCGGTTTATTACGATCCATATGTTTATCCAAAAAATCTAAAAATTCGTCGAGACGAAGTCCTTGCTGGCGAAGTTAAAATGGGTTATATTACGCAAGCGCAAGCCGACAAGGCCAAGGCTGAGTCAGTTACAAAGGGGCTTGTTGCAAAAAGCAAGCATACTGAGAATTCTGTCAGTTCAAACCTTACGGTCAACGCTTATGTCCAATCCACTCTAAACGAAGTTAAAAAGCTTGGTTACAATCCCAGCAAAGATGGTTTGAAAATATATACCGCCATGAATATGAAGATGCAAAAACGTCTTTATAAAGTTTTGAATGGCGGAACCGGCGTCCCATGGCAAAAAGGTATCCAAGCAGCAGCAACGGTTGCTAATCCAAAAAACGGACGCATATTGGCGCAAGTCGGCGGCCGAAACGTAACGACGATGTTTGGCCTTAATCGAGCGGTACAAACTAATCGTTCATCAGGCTCAACAGCAAAACCTTTAGTCGACTATGGACCGGCAATCGAATATTTGAACTGGCCGACATACCGAACGGTACAAGACACTGCCTATAAGTATCCGGGGACCAATATAAGTGTCCACGATTTCGATGACGAATACCAAGGCAATATGACGATGCGTAAAGCAATTGTTGTTTCCAGAAATATCCCAGCAGTTAGAACGTTAATGGATGTTGGTACAACAAGGTCTTCCGAGTTCTTAAATAAACTCGGTATAGCAATCAAAGCAAGTCAATTAACCGCCTCTTCAGCGATTGGTATTAATGTCTCCACCGAAGAAGAAGCAACAGCATTTTCCGCTTTCTCTAACGGCGGTACTTATTACAAACCAGAGTACGTCGAAAAAATCGTCACTTCAGACGGTGTTACCCACAGCTATGAGCCAAGTGGTACACGAGCTATGAAGAAATCAACCGCCTTTATGATGACAAATATGCTTGAAGGCGTCCCTCAATCAAACGGATCTGCCCCTGGAGCGAAAATTTCCGGTCTCTACCAAGCAGGAAAAGCCGGGATTGTTGGTTATGCATCATCAGTTGGCCAACCCGATGGAGCAGAATCCGATGTTTGGTTTACGGGCTATACAAAATATTTAGCTGCTTCTTTCTGGGTTGGATATGATGAACCGAATAAAACCGGAAATTATATTCCGTATTCTTCGGAATCTTCAATGCCTGAACGTGCTTATCGCGACTTCATGTTGACTGCGATTCAGGGTTATGAAAACACTAATTGGACCGCACCGGATACAGTTGAAAAAGTCGATAAAGATGGCGTTACCGAATATGAGGTCAAGGGGGCAAAATGGAGTAACGGCGGTCTACCAAGCGTTTATTCATCATCGTCTTCCAGCTCGCAAACAACCGTTGTGGATCCACCAGCTTCGGCTTCTACTGCTAGTACATCGAGTTCATCCAGCAGTGTTGTTGTTCAAAGCAGCAGTTCATCCTCAAGCTCTTCGGTTGCAAGTTCCAGTTCGACTGCAACAGAGTCATCCAGTTCTTCATCCAGCAGTCCCTAA
- the pepF gene encoding oligoendopeptidase F yields the protein MTELKARLEFEKKYKWDLSPLFADENAFLRAISDTLDQIKTFQKNFEGHLKKLEDFQNALKVYEQLGIEIDQIANYGFMPQTSDFSDEKFGEIAHAAQDFVTKSDVALSFWNDALINADIKILDEINKDPKYAELIRKTKLDKKSYLGNTVEKTIANLQNALNTPYDVYTKLRAGDYHMQDFQVAGKTYKNSFVAYENFYQNDENTEIREKSFRSFSAGLKANENVAAAAYLNQVTNEKTLATMHGYDSVFDYLLAPQEVDRTMFDRQIDLIMNDFAPVAQKYLKHVAKINGLSKMTFADWKLDLDSELNPEASIEDGYDYVMKATAKLGDEYTKTIKPFLKDRWVDFPANIGKDSGGYTTFPYGVHPFILMSWTGRLSDVYTLIHEIGHAGQGALSAKNQSFYNYEPSTYYVEAASTFNELLLSDFLENQSEDPRTKRFALSHRLSDTYFHNFITHLTEAAFQRQVYTIIDLGGSFNADKLNQIMKNVLSNFWGDAVEIDNDAALTWMRQAHYYMGLYSYTYSAGLTISTQGFINLKNNPKKGRKAWLDFLKLGGSKAPIAAAKTAGVDVTTGQPLKNTIQFLSDTVDKIIEYTNQINE from the coding sequence ATGACGGAGTTAAAAGCACGTTTGGAATTTGAGAAAAAATATAAATGGGATCTTAGTCCTCTTTTTGCTGATGAAAATGCTTTTCTGAGAGCAATAAGCGATACTTTGGACCAAATTAAAACTTTTCAAAAGAATTTCGAAGGACATTTAAAAAAATTGGAAGATTTTCAAAATGCCCTAAAGGTTTACGAGCAACTCGGAATAGAAATTGATCAAATCGCTAATTATGGCTTTATGCCTCAAACATCAGATTTTTCCGATGAAAAATTTGGTGAAATTGCCCATGCTGCGCAGGATTTCGTAACTAAAAGCGATGTTGCTTTAAGTTTTTGGAATGACGCGTTAATTAATGCGGATATTAAAATTCTAGATGAAATAAATAAAGATCCTAAATACGCAGAATTAATTCGTAAAACAAAACTCGACAAAAAAAGTTATTTAGGAAATACGGTTGAAAAAACAATTGCAAATTTACAAAATGCCCTAAATACGCCCTACGATGTTTACACAAAGCTTCGTGCCGGTGACTATCATATGCAGGATTTTCAAGTAGCTGGAAAAACGTATAAAAATTCATTTGTTGCATATGAAAATTTCTATCAAAATGACGAAAATACCGAAATTCGTGAAAAATCTTTCCGTTCTTTTTCGGCCGGTTTAAAGGCAAATGAAAATGTTGCCGCAGCAGCCTATCTTAATCAGGTCACGAACGAAAAAACACTAGCAACAATGCATGGTTATGATTCAGTCTTTGATTATTTATTAGCCCCTCAAGAGGTTGATCGGACAATGTTTGACCGACAAATTGATTTAATCATGAACGATTTTGCCCCAGTAGCACAAAAATATTTAAAGCATGTCGCCAAAATTAACGGATTATCCAAAATGACTTTTGCCGATTGGAAACTCGATTTGGATTCAGAGTTAAATCCAGAAGCTTCAATTGAAGATGGCTACGACTATGTGATGAAGGCCACTGCAAAACTCGGCGATGAATATACAAAAACAATTAAGCCCTTCTTAAAGGACCGTTGGGTTGATTTCCCGGCAAATATCGGTAAAGATTCTGGCGGATATACAACATTTCCATATGGAGTTCACCCATTTATTCTAATGAGTTGGACCGGACGCTTATCAGATGTTTACACTCTGATCCATGAAATTGGTCATGCTGGTCAGGGAGCACTGTCGGCTAAAAATCAAAGTTTTTATAACTACGAACCTTCAACCTATTATGTTGAAGCTGCCTCGACTTTTAACGAGCTACTGCTATCGGACTTTTTGGAAAACCAGTCAGAGGATCCAAGAACAAAACGGTTTGCTCTTTCCCATCGTCTTAGCGATACTTATTTTCACAATTTTATTACTCATTTGACTGAAGCAGCCTTCCAACGCCAAGTTTACACAATTATCGATCTGGGAGGATCTTTCAACGCAGACAAATTAAACCAAATTATGAAAAATGTTCTTTCGAATTTTTGGGGCGATGCAGTTGAAATAGATAACGATGCTGCCCTAACCTGGATGCGTCAAGCTCATTATTATATGGGCCTTTACTCTTATACTTATTCAGCCGGGCTAACAATTTCAACTCAAGGTTTCATTAATTTAAAAAATAATCCTAAAAAAGGCCGTAAGGCCTGGTTGGATTTCCTGAAACTAGGTGGGTCAAAAGCACCGATTGCAGCTGCTAAAACCGCCGGTGTCGATGTGACAACTGGCCAACCATTGAAAAACACAATTCAATTTTTATCTGATACAGTCGATAAAATAATTGAATATACAAATCAAATAAATGAATGA